Sequence from the Stenotrophomonas sp. 364 genome:
ATAGGGGGGATGACCGACAGCCCGCCTATTTACGCCTTGGCCTACGCCAGCCGCTCCTCTTCAAATCTCGACAACTCGGATTTGGAAGAGATCCTCGTCGACGCGTCGGCCCAGAATCGAATGGCGGATGTGACGGGGGTGCTGCTCTACGACGGCACAACGTTTCTCCAATACCTGGAAGGCCCCGAGGAGGGAGTTGCCTCGGTTTTTGACCGCATAAAGAAGTCTAAGCGGCATGCAGATATCCGGGTGCTCACCAGTGGTGAAGTGCCAGAACGCTACTTCTGGAACTGGTCGA
This genomic interval carries:
- a CDS encoding BLUF domain-containing protein; this translates as MTDSPPIYALAYASRSSSNLDNSDLEEILVDASAQNRMADVTGVLLYDGTTFLQYLEGPEEGVASVFDRIKKSKRHADIRVLTSGEVPERYFWNWSMACRHADASMIQKIEAARWSERCHPYLEEDAEHNPGLRLLAEFWSAQAPPTT